In a single window of the Zea mays cultivar B73 chromosome 5, Zm-B73-REFERENCE-NAM-5.0, whole genome shotgun sequence genome:
- the LOC100280432 gene encoding kinesin-like protein KIN-10A isoform X2 codes for MAPPPTPRSTPAQVPPGAAATPLRTPASKHRLHFPAATPRNAHHANHGGGGATEHPVEVIGRIRNLASGSASALEIMGSGTAVRVRGDAVGCRDFTLDGVSVSEEEDLEGFYRRFVRSRIQGVRVGAKCTVMVYGPTGSGKSHTMFGCTKQPGIVYRALRDILEGGEGDSAEDDAGFDAGLFVQVAVLEIYNEEIYDLLVGSGATAKGNTPKFCIYAQAKLEVMGKKAKNASYISGNEAGRISREVFKVEKRRTVKSTLCNERSSRSHCMIILDVPSVGGRLMLVDMAGSENIEAAGQTGFEAKMQTAKINQGNTALKRVVESIANGDSHVPFRDSKLTMLLQDSFEDDKSKILMILCASPDPKELHKTVSTLEYGAKAKCIVRAAHATTPRDKMSSEESSVMLNSRIVAMNQFIHKLQKENKLREKERNEAQNVLRLKEEELAQLRAKLKLIEGQGKATENEINSKVMEKTQLLRSELMKMEEAMLKQQQELTSLRQRLQEVEHEKADGCQPLQQDIIGGRLLARLSEMPAGLDQSVAMDMSMDLDMGDQPVMQDVKVIKEDTRQQGHIWNHTATAASACTGSVVQEDDVKLSGYPEKTVLSTVFEEGDEEDAEKCGLQEEVRKEVVEENFNVDITQHTLSEPDDPATRKHRIENIFRLCGNHREIAKKPKVQSPAKEMFCSENKSPAKQVFGDQNKSSSNQIFGDENKEPSAWGAIETPMCDVRVTDSPVSSQLSPIVCQVVAAPLSEELNTCSAVEGSDPSKEKNSLAGQKDGGGLLEVYIKWESGNLIKGLKLLRNSCLSDLRKLIEAHFEEVGSKQQQQQFIFLLLGDPSGAPVSRDKEASVQISRLPHWNNQADGYLACLRADKKPAADHTPFSPLDSKLNTVVKDAHLAGAMFA; via the exons ATGGCGCCGCCGCCCACCCCGCGTTCGACGCCGGCGCAGGTGCCGCCGGGCGCGGCCGCGACGCCTCTCAGGACGCCCGCGTCCAAGCACCGCCTCCATTTCCCCGCCGCCACCCCGAGGAACGCCCACCACGCCAACCACGGCGGCGGCGGTGCCACGGAGCACCCGGTCGAGGTGATCGGCCGCATCCGGAACCTCGCCTCGGGGTCCGCGTCCGCGCTGGAGATCATGGGAAGCGGGACGGCCGTGCGCGTGCGCGGCGACGCGGTCGGGTGCCGCGACTTCACCCTCGACGGCGTCTCCGTGTCCGAAGAGGAGGACCTCGAGGGTTTCTACCGCCGCTTCGTGCGCTCCAGGATCCAGGGCGTCCGGGTCGGGGCCAAGTGCACAGTCATGGTGTACGGGCCCACTGGGTCCGGGAAGAGCCACACCATGTTCGGCTGCACCAAGCAGCCCGGGATCGTGTACCGCGCGCTTAGGGACATCCTGGAGGGAGGCGAAGGCGATTCAGCGGAGGATGACGCCGGGTTTGACGCCGGCCTCTTCGTGCAGGTCGCGGTGCTGGAGATCTATAACGAGGAGATCTACGATTTGCTCGTGGGAAGCGGGGCCACTGCTAAAGGAAACACCCCCAAG TTCTGTATCTATGCACAGGCAAAACTGGAAGTAATGGGGAAAAAAGCGAAGAACGCAAGTTATATATCTGGAAATGAAGCTGGGAGGATATCAAGAGAAGTGTTTAAGGTGGAAAAACGAAGAACTGTGAAGAGCACACTTTGCAATGAGAGAAGTTCACGGAGCCATTGCATG ATTATCCTGGATGTCCCATCTGTGGGAGGAAGATTAATGCTTGTGGACATGGCTGGATCTGAAAACATAGAAGCTGCAGGACAAACAGGATTTGAAGCCAAAATGCAG ACAGCAAAAATCAATCAAGGGAACACTGCTTTGAAGCGAGTGGTTGAGTCTATTGCTAATGGTGATTCCCATGTTCCATTCAGGGACAGCAAACTCACAATGCTACTACAG GATTCATTCGAGGATGACAAATCAAAAATCCTGATGATTCTGTGTGCTAGTCCTGACCCAAAGGAACTGCACAAGACAGTTTCTACTTTGGAATATGGTGCTAAGGCAAAGTGTATTGTCCGTGCTGCTCATGCCACAACACCTAGGGACAAAATGAGCTCCGAGGAGTCATCTGTGATGCTCAATTCAAGAATCGTTGCAATGAACCAGTTCATCCACAAGCTTCAAAAAGAGAACAAATTGAGGGAGAAAGAGCGCAATGAGGCCCAGAATGTGCTAAGGCTGAAGGAAGAGGAGCTAGCACAACTGAGAGCAAAGCTCAAGCTGATAGAAGGGCAAGGGAAAGCTACCGAGAATGAGATTAATTCAAAAGTTATGGAGAAAACCCAGTTGTTGAGGAGTGAACTCATGAAGATGGAAGAAGCGATGCTTAAGCAGCAGCAAGAGCTTACTTCACTGAGACAGCGACTACAGGAGGTTGAGCACGAAAAGGCCGATGGTTGTCAGCCATTGCAGCAGGATATAATTGGAGGTAGATTGCTGGCACGGCTATCAGAGATGCCTGCAGGCCTTGATCAATCAGTGGCAATGGACATGTCTATGGACTTAGACATGGGAGATCAACCGGTCATGCAAGATGTCAAGGTAATAAAGGAGGATACTCGCCAGCAGGGCCACATATGGAATCACACAGCCACAGCAGCAAGTGCTTGCACAGGGTCTGTAGTGCAAGAAGATGATGTCAAGTTGTCCGGGTATCCTGAAAAAACTGTCCTCAGCACCGTGTTTGAGGAGGGAGATGAGGAGGATGCAGAGAAGTGTGGTCTTCAAGAGGAGGTACGCAAGGAGGTTGTAGAGGAGAACTTTAATGTGGACATAACACAACATACACTTTCTGAGCCAGATGATCCTGCGACAAGGAAGCATCGGATTGAAAACATATTCAGGCTCTGTGGCAACCATCGTGAAATAGCTAAGAAACCAAAGGTCCAGTCACCAGCAAAGGAAATGTTCTGCAGCGAGAACAAGTCTCCagcaaagcaagtgtttggggatCAGAACAAATCGTCATCAAACCAAATTTTTGGAGATGAAAACAAGGAGCCGTCGGCATGGGGTGCTATAGAGACCCCCATGTGCGATGTTAGAGTGACTGACAGCCCAGTGTCTTCTCAGCTTTCTCCAATCGTATGCCAAGTTGTGGCTGCACCATTATCAGAGGAACTGAATACATGCAGTGCAGTGGAAGGAAGTGATCCGAGCAAGGAGAAGAACAGTCTTGCTGGACAGAAGGATGGCGGCGGCCTCTTGGAAGTTTACATAAAATGGGAGTCTGGCAACCTGATCAAAGGGCTGAAGCTACTGCGCAACTCGTGCCTTTCAGATCTGAGGAAGCTTATAGAGGCTCATTTCGAAGAAGTGGGCAgcaaacagcagcagcagcagttcatcTTCCTTCTCCTTGGG GATCCGTCCGGTGCCCCGGTGTCCAGGGACAAGGAAGCCTCGGTGCAGATAAGCAGGCTGCCGCACTGGAACAACCAGGCGGACGGCTACCTGGCGTGCCTGCGCGCGGACAAGAAGCCGGCTGCGGACCACACGCCCTTCAGCCCGCTGGACAGCAAGCTGAACACGGTTGTGAAGGACGCGCACCTAGCCGGTGCAATGTTCGCCTAA
- the LOC100280432 gene encoding kinesin-like protein KIN-10A isoform X1 — protein sequence MAPPPTPRSTPAQVPPGAAATPLRTPASKHRLHFPAATPRNAHHANHGGGGATEHPVEVIGRIRNLASGSASALEIMGSGTAVRVRGDAVGCRDFTLDGVSVSEEEDLEGFYRRFVRSRIQGVRVGAKCTVMVYGPTGSGKSHTMFGCTKQPGIVYRALRDILEGGEGDSAEDDAGFDAGLFVQVAVLEIYNEEIYDLLVGSGATAKGNTPKCIVEASQFCIYAQAKLEVMGKKAKNASYISGNEAGRISREVFKVEKRRTVKSTLCNERSSRSHCMIILDVPSVGGRLMLVDMAGSENIEAAGQTGFEAKMQTAKINQGNTALKRVVESIANGDSHVPFRDSKLTMLLQDSFEDDKSKILMILCASPDPKELHKTVSTLEYGAKAKCIVRAAHATTPRDKMSSEESSVMLNSRIVAMNQFIHKLQKENKLREKERNEAQNVLRLKEEELAQLRAKLKLIEGQGKATENEINSKVMEKTQLLRSELMKMEEAMLKQQQELTSLRQRLQEVEHEKADGCQPLQQDIIGGRLLARLSEMPAGLDQSVAMDMSMDLDMGDQPVMQDVKVIKEDTRQQGHIWNHTATAASACTGSVVQEDDVKLSGYPEKTVLSTVFEEGDEEDAEKCGLQEEVRKEVVEENFNVDITQHTLSEPDDPATRKHRIENIFRLCGNHREIAKKPKVQSPAKEMFCSENKSPAKQVFGDQNKSSSNQIFGDENKEPSAWGAIETPMCDVRVTDSPVSSQLSPIVCQVVAAPLSEELNTCSAVEGSDPSKEKNSLAGQKDGGGLLEVYIKWESGNLIKGLKLLRNSCLSDLRKLIEAHFEEVGSKQQQQQFIFLLLGDPSGAPVSRDKEASVQISRLPHWNNQADGYLACLRADKKPAADHTPFSPLDSKLNTVVKDAHLAGAMFA from the exons ATGGCGCCGCCGCCCACCCCGCGTTCGACGCCGGCGCAGGTGCCGCCGGGCGCGGCCGCGACGCCTCTCAGGACGCCCGCGTCCAAGCACCGCCTCCATTTCCCCGCCGCCACCCCGAGGAACGCCCACCACGCCAACCACGGCGGCGGCGGTGCCACGGAGCACCCGGTCGAGGTGATCGGCCGCATCCGGAACCTCGCCTCGGGGTCCGCGTCCGCGCTGGAGATCATGGGAAGCGGGACGGCCGTGCGCGTGCGCGGCGACGCGGTCGGGTGCCGCGACTTCACCCTCGACGGCGTCTCCGTGTCCGAAGAGGAGGACCTCGAGGGTTTCTACCGCCGCTTCGTGCGCTCCAGGATCCAGGGCGTCCGGGTCGGGGCCAAGTGCACAGTCATGGTGTACGGGCCCACTGGGTCCGGGAAGAGCCACACCATGTTCGGCTGCACCAAGCAGCCCGGGATCGTGTACCGCGCGCTTAGGGACATCCTGGAGGGAGGCGAAGGCGATTCAGCGGAGGATGACGCCGGGTTTGACGCCGGCCTCTTCGTGCAGGTCGCGGTGCTGGAGATCTATAACGAGGAGATCTACGATTTGCTCGTGGGAAGCGGGGCCACTGCTAAAGGAAACACCCCCAAG TGTATCGTTGAAGCCTCGCAGTTCTGTATCTATGCACAGGCAAAACTGGAAGTAATGGGGAAAAAAGCGAAGAACGCAAGTTATATATCTGGAAATGAAGCTGGGAGGATATCAAGAGAAGTGTTTAAGGTGGAAAAACGAAGAACTGTGAAGAGCACACTTTGCAATGAGAGAAGTTCACGGAGCCATTGCATG ATTATCCTGGATGTCCCATCTGTGGGAGGAAGATTAATGCTTGTGGACATGGCTGGATCTGAAAACATAGAAGCTGCAGGACAAACAGGATTTGAAGCCAAAATGCAG ACAGCAAAAATCAATCAAGGGAACACTGCTTTGAAGCGAGTGGTTGAGTCTATTGCTAATGGTGATTCCCATGTTCCATTCAGGGACAGCAAACTCACAATGCTACTACAG GATTCATTCGAGGATGACAAATCAAAAATCCTGATGATTCTGTGTGCTAGTCCTGACCCAAAGGAACTGCACAAGACAGTTTCTACTTTGGAATATGGTGCTAAGGCAAAGTGTATTGTCCGTGCTGCTCATGCCACAACACCTAGGGACAAAATGAGCTCCGAGGAGTCATCTGTGATGCTCAATTCAAGAATCGTTGCAATGAACCAGTTCATCCACAAGCTTCAAAAAGAGAACAAATTGAGGGAGAAAGAGCGCAATGAGGCCCAGAATGTGCTAAGGCTGAAGGAAGAGGAGCTAGCACAACTGAGAGCAAAGCTCAAGCTGATAGAAGGGCAAGGGAAAGCTACCGAGAATGAGATTAATTCAAAAGTTATGGAGAAAACCCAGTTGTTGAGGAGTGAACTCATGAAGATGGAAGAAGCGATGCTTAAGCAGCAGCAAGAGCTTACTTCACTGAGACAGCGACTACAGGAGGTTGAGCACGAAAAGGCCGATGGTTGTCAGCCATTGCAGCAGGATATAATTGGAGGTAGATTGCTGGCACGGCTATCAGAGATGCCTGCAGGCCTTGATCAATCAGTGGCAATGGACATGTCTATGGACTTAGACATGGGAGATCAACCGGTCATGCAAGATGTCAAGGTAATAAAGGAGGATACTCGCCAGCAGGGCCACATATGGAATCACACAGCCACAGCAGCAAGTGCTTGCACAGGGTCTGTAGTGCAAGAAGATGATGTCAAGTTGTCCGGGTATCCTGAAAAAACTGTCCTCAGCACCGTGTTTGAGGAGGGAGATGAGGAGGATGCAGAGAAGTGTGGTCTTCAAGAGGAGGTACGCAAGGAGGTTGTAGAGGAGAACTTTAATGTGGACATAACACAACATACACTTTCTGAGCCAGATGATCCTGCGACAAGGAAGCATCGGATTGAAAACATATTCAGGCTCTGTGGCAACCATCGTGAAATAGCTAAGAAACCAAAGGTCCAGTCACCAGCAAAGGAAATGTTCTGCAGCGAGAACAAGTCTCCagcaaagcaagtgtttggggatCAGAACAAATCGTCATCAAACCAAATTTTTGGAGATGAAAACAAGGAGCCGTCGGCATGGGGTGCTATAGAGACCCCCATGTGCGATGTTAGAGTGACTGACAGCCCAGTGTCTTCTCAGCTTTCTCCAATCGTATGCCAAGTTGTGGCTGCACCATTATCAGAGGAACTGAATACATGCAGTGCAGTGGAAGGAAGTGATCCGAGCAAGGAGAAGAACAGTCTTGCTGGACAGAAGGATGGCGGCGGCCTCTTGGAAGTTTACATAAAATGGGAGTCTGGCAACCTGATCAAAGGGCTGAAGCTACTGCGCAACTCGTGCCTTTCAGATCTGAGGAAGCTTATAGAGGCTCATTTCGAAGAAGTGGGCAgcaaacagcagcagcagcagttcatcTTCCTTCTCCTTGGG GATCCGTCCGGTGCCCCGGTGTCCAGGGACAAGGAAGCCTCGGTGCAGATAAGCAGGCTGCCGCACTGGAACAACCAGGCGGACGGCTACCTGGCGTGCCTGCGCGCGGACAAGAAGCCGGCTGCGGACCACACGCCCTTCAGCCCGCTGGACAGCAAGCTGAACACGGTTGTGAAGGACGCGCACCTAGCCGGTGCAATGTTCGCCTAA
- the LOC100280432 gene encoding Kinesin-like protein KIN-10A gives MAPPPTPRSTPAQVPPGAAATPLRTPASKHRLHFPAATPRNAHHANHGGGGATEHPVEVIGRIRNLASGSASALEIMGSGTAVRVRGDAVGCRDFTLDGVSVSEEEDLEGFYRRFVRSRIQGVRVGAKCTVMVYGPTGSGKSHTMFGCTKQPGIVYRALRDILEGGEGDSAEDDAGFDAGLFVQVAVLEIYNEEIYDLLVGSGATAKGNTPKAKLEVMGKKAKNASYISGNEAGRISREVFKVEKRRTVKSTLCNERSSRSHCMIILDVPSVGGRLMLVDMAGSENIEAAGQTGFEAKMQTAKINQGNTALKRVVESIANGDSHVPFRDSKLTMLLQDSFEDDKSKILMILCASPDPKELHKTVSTLEYGAKAKCIVRAAHATTPRDKMSSEESSVMLNSRIVAMNQFIHKLQKENKLREKERNEAQNVLRLKEEELAQLRAKLKLIEGQGKATENEINSKVMEKTQLLRSELMKMEEAMLKQQQELTSLRQRLQEVEHEKADGCQPLQQDIIGGRLLARLSEMPAGLDQSVAMDMSMDLDMGDQPVMQDVKVIKEDTRQQGHIWNHTATAASACTGSVVQEDDVKLSGYPEKTVLSTVFEEGDEEDAEKCGLQEEVRKEVVEENFNVDITQHTLSEPDDPATRKHRIENIFRLCGNHREIAKKPKVQSPAKEMFCSENKSPAKQVFGDQNKSSSNQIFGDENKEPSAWGAIETPMCDVRVTDSPVSSQLSPIVCQVVAAPLSEELNTCSAVEGSDPSKEKNSLAGQKDGGGLLEVYIKWESGNLIKGLKLLRNSCLSDLRKLIEAHFEEVGSKQQQQQFIFLLLGDPSGAPVSRDKEASVQISRLPHWNNQADGYLACLRADKKPAADHTPFSPLDSKLNTVVKDAHLAGAMFA, from the exons ATGGCGCCGCCGCCCACCCCGCGTTCGACGCCGGCGCAGGTGCCGCCGGGCGCGGCCGCGACGCCTCTCAGGACGCCCGCGTCCAAGCACCGCCTCCATTTCCCCGCCGCCACCCCGAGGAACGCCCACCACGCCAACCACGGCGGCGGCGGTGCCACGGAGCACCCGGTCGAGGTGATCGGCCGCATCCGGAACCTCGCCTCGGGGTCCGCGTCCGCGCTGGAGATCATGGGAAGCGGGACGGCCGTGCGCGTGCGCGGCGACGCGGTCGGGTGCCGCGACTTCACCCTCGACGGCGTCTCCGTGTCCGAAGAGGAGGACCTCGAGGGTTTCTACCGCCGCTTCGTGCGCTCCAGGATCCAGGGCGTCCGGGTCGGGGCCAAGTGCACAGTCATGGTGTACGGGCCCACTGGGTCCGGGAAGAGCCACACCATGTTCGGCTGCACCAAGCAGCCCGGGATCGTGTACCGCGCGCTTAGGGACATCCTGGAGGGAGGCGAAGGCGATTCAGCGGAGGATGACGCCGGGTTTGACGCCGGCCTCTTCGTGCAGGTCGCGGTGCTGGAGATCTATAACGAGGAGATCTACGATTTGCTCGTGGGAAGCGGGGCCACTGCTAAAGGAAACACCCCCAAG GCAAAACTGGAAGTAATGGGGAAAAAAGCGAAGAACGCAAGTTATATATCTGGAAATGAAGCTGGGAGGATATCAAGAGAAGTGTTTAAGGTGGAAAAACGAAGAACTGTGAAGAGCACACTTTGCAATGAGAGAAGTTCACGGAGCCATTGCATG ATTATCCTGGATGTCCCATCTGTGGGAGGAAGATTAATGCTTGTGGACATGGCTGGATCTGAAAACATAGAAGCTGCAGGACAAACAGGATTTGAAGCCAAAATGCAG ACAGCAAAAATCAATCAAGGGAACACTGCTTTGAAGCGAGTGGTTGAGTCTATTGCTAATGGTGATTCCCATGTTCCATTCAGGGACAGCAAACTCACAATGCTACTACAG GATTCATTCGAGGATGACAAATCAAAAATCCTGATGATTCTGTGTGCTAGTCCTGACCCAAAGGAACTGCACAAGACAGTTTCTACTTTGGAATATGGTGCTAAGGCAAAGTGTATTGTCCGTGCTGCTCATGCCACAACACCTAGGGACAAAATGAGCTCCGAGGAGTCATCTGTGATGCTCAATTCAAGAATCGTTGCAATGAACCAGTTCATCCACAAGCTTCAAAAAGAGAACAAATTGAGGGAGAAAGAGCGCAATGAGGCCCAGAATGTGCTAAGGCTGAAGGAAGAGGAGCTAGCACAACTGAGAGCAAAGCTCAAGCTGATAGAAGGGCAAGGGAAAGCTACCGAGAATGAGATTAATTCAAAAGTTATGGAGAAAACCCAGTTGTTGAGGAGTGAACTCATGAAGATGGAAGAAGCGATGCTTAAGCAGCAGCAAGAGCTTACTTCACTGAGACAGCGACTACAGGAGGTTGAGCACGAAAAGGCCGATGGTTGTCAGCCATTGCAGCAGGATATAATTGGAGGTAGATTGCTGGCACGGCTATCAGAGATGCCTGCAGGCCTTGATCAATCAGTGGCAATGGACATGTCTATGGACTTAGACATGGGAGATCAACCGGTCATGCAAGATGTCAAGGTAATAAAGGAGGATACTCGCCAGCAGGGCCACATATGGAATCACACAGCCACAGCAGCAAGTGCTTGCACAGGGTCTGTAGTGCAAGAAGATGATGTCAAGTTGTCCGGGTATCCTGAAAAAACTGTCCTCAGCACCGTGTTTGAGGAGGGAGATGAGGAGGATGCAGAGAAGTGTGGTCTTCAAGAGGAGGTACGCAAGGAGGTTGTAGAGGAGAACTTTAATGTGGACATAACACAACATACACTTTCTGAGCCAGATGATCCTGCGACAAGGAAGCATCGGATTGAAAACATATTCAGGCTCTGTGGCAACCATCGTGAAATAGCTAAGAAACCAAAGGTCCAGTCACCAGCAAAGGAAATGTTCTGCAGCGAGAACAAGTCTCCagcaaagcaagtgtttggggatCAGAACAAATCGTCATCAAACCAAATTTTTGGAGATGAAAACAAGGAGCCGTCGGCATGGGGTGCTATAGAGACCCCCATGTGCGATGTTAGAGTGACTGACAGCCCAGTGTCTTCTCAGCTTTCTCCAATCGTATGCCAAGTTGTGGCTGCACCATTATCAGAGGAACTGAATACATGCAGTGCAGTGGAAGGAAGTGATCCGAGCAAGGAGAAGAACAGTCTTGCTGGACAGAAGGATGGCGGCGGCCTCTTGGAAGTTTACATAAAATGGGAGTCTGGCAACCTGATCAAAGGGCTGAAGCTACTGCGCAACTCGTGCCTTTCAGATCTGAGGAAGCTTATAGAGGCTCATTTCGAAGAAGTGGGCAgcaaacagcagcagcagcagttcatcTTCCTTCTCCTTGGG GATCCGTCCGGTGCCCCGGTGTCCAGGGACAAGGAAGCCTCGGTGCAGATAAGCAGGCTGCCGCACTGGAACAACCAGGCGGACGGCTACCTGGCGTGCCTGCGCGCGGACAAGAAGCCGGCTGCGGACCACACGCCCTTCAGCCCGCTGGACAGCAAGCTGAACACGGTTGTGAAGGACGCGCACCTAGCCGGTGCAATGTTCGCCTAA